From one Streptomyces sp. R41 genomic stretch:
- a CDS encoding Fur family transcriptional regulator has product MSDLLERLRERGWRMTSQRRVVAEVLDGEHVHLTADEVHARAAQRLPEISRATVYNALGELVSLGEVTEVSTDGRAKRYDPNAHHPHQHLVCSNCGTIRDVHPTGNPLADLPAEERFGFTVSEVEVTYRGLCPSCG; this is encoded by the coding sequence ATGAGTGACCTGCTGGAGCGACTGCGAGAGCGCGGCTGGCGGATGACCTCCCAGCGGCGTGTCGTTGCGGAGGTCCTCGACGGCGAGCACGTGCATCTCACGGCCGACGAGGTGCACGCCCGCGCGGCACAGCGGCTGCCCGAGATCTCCCGGGCGACCGTCTACAACGCCCTGGGCGAGCTGGTCTCCCTCGGCGAGGTCACCGAGGTCTCCACCGACGGCCGCGCCAAGCGCTACGACCCCAACGCGCACCACCCGCACCAGCACCTGGTGTGCTCCAACTGCGGCACCATCCGCGATGTCCACCCGACCGGCAACCCGCTGGCCGACCTCCCCGCAGAGGAGCGCTTCGGCTTCACGGTGTCCGAGGTCGAGGTCACCTACCGGGGGCTGTGCCCGTCCTGCGGCTAG
- the katG gene encoding catalase/peroxidase HPI — translation MTENHDAIVTDPKPEEAGGCPVAHGRAPHPTQGGGNRQWWPERLNLKILAKNPAVANPLGEEFDYAEAFKTLDLPAVKQDIAEVLTTSQDWWPADFGHYGPFMIRMAWHSAGTYRISDGRGGAGAGQQRFAPLNSWPDNGNLDKARRLLWPVKKKYGQNLSWADLMILAGNVALESMGFETFGFAGGRADVWEPDEDVYWGPETTWLDDQRYTGDRELENPLGAVQMGLIYVNPEGPNGNPDPIAAARDIRETFRRMAMNDEETVALIAGGHTFGKTHGAGPADHVGADPEAAPIEAQGLGWSNSYGTGKGADAITSGLEVTWTSTPTQWSNGFFQNLFGYEWELTTSPAGAHQWVAKDGAGAGTIPHAHDASKSLAPTMLTTDLSLRFDPAYEQISRRFFENPDEFADAFARAWFKLTHRDLGPVVRYLGPEVPSETLLWQDPLPAVTHELVDAEDIASLKAQILASDLSVSQLVSTAWASASSFRGSDKRGGANGARIRLQPQIGWEVNEPDQLATVLRTLEGIQESFNAGGKQISLADLIVLAGAAGVEKAAKDAGFDIEVPFTPGRVDASQEQTDVESFAALEPTADGFRNYLGKGNRLPAEYLLIDKANLLNLSAPELTVLVGGLRVLGANYQQSSLGVLTETPGSLTNDFFVNLLDLGTTWKATSEDQTTFEGRDASGEVKWTGTRADLVFGSNSELRALAEVYASDDAKEKFVNDFVAAWVKVSNLDRFDLV, via the coding sequence ATGACTGAGAACCACGATGCGATCGTCACTGACCCGAAGCCGGAGGAGGCGGGCGGCTGCCCGGTCGCGCACGGGCGCGCCCCGCACCCGACCCAGGGCGGCGGAAACCGCCAGTGGTGGCCGGAGCGGCTGAACCTGAAGATCCTCGCCAAGAACCCCGCCGTGGCCAACCCGCTCGGCGAGGAGTTCGACTACGCCGAGGCGTTCAAGACCCTCGACCTTCCGGCCGTGAAGCAGGACATCGCCGAGGTGCTGACCACCTCGCAGGACTGGTGGCCCGCCGACTTCGGCCACTACGGCCCGTTCATGATCCGGATGGCGTGGCACAGCGCGGGCACCTACCGGATCAGCGACGGCCGCGGCGGCGCCGGTGCGGGCCAGCAGCGCTTCGCCCCCCTCAACAGCTGGCCCGACAACGGCAACCTCGACAAGGCCCGCCGCCTGCTGTGGCCGGTCAAGAAGAAGTACGGCCAGAACCTCTCGTGGGCCGACCTCATGATCCTCGCCGGCAACGTCGCCCTGGAGTCGATGGGCTTCGAGACCTTCGGCTTCGCCGGCGGCCGCGCGGACGTCTGGGAGCCCGACGAGGACGTCTACTGGGGTCCCGAGACCACCTGGCTCGACGACCAGCGCTACACCGGCGACCGCGAGCTGGAGAACCCCCTCGGCGCGGTCCAGATGGGCCTCATCTACGTCAACCCGGAGGGCCCGAACGGCAACCCGGACCCGATCGCCGCGGCCCGCGACATCCGTGAGACCTTCCGCCGCATGGCGATGAACGACGAGGAGACGGTCGCCCTCATCGCGGGCGGTCACACCTTCGGCAAGACTCACGGCGCGGGCCCGGCGGACCACGTCGGCGCCGACCCCGAGGCCGCCCCGATCGAGGCGCAGGGCCTGGGCTGGAGCAACAGCTACGGCACCGGCAAGGGCGCGGACGCGATCACCAGTGGCCTCGAGGTCACCTGGACCAGCACGCCCACCCAGTGGAGCAACGGCTTCTTCCAGAACCTGTTCGGCTACGAGTGGGAGCTGACCACCAGCCCCGCCGGCGCCCACCAGTGGGTGGCGAAGGACGGTGCCGGTGCGGGCACCATCCCGCACGCCCACGACGCGTCGAAGAGCCTGGCCCCGACGATGCTGACGACCGACCTCTCGCTCCGGTTCGACCCGGCCTACGAGCAGATCTCGCGTCGCTTCTTCGAGAACCCCGACGAGTTCGCGGACGCCTTCGCCCGCGCGTGGTTCAAGCTGACCCACCGCGACCTGGGCCCGGTCGTGCGCTACCTCGGCCCGGAGGTCCCGAGCGAGACGCTGCTGTGGCAGGACCCGCTCCCCGCGGTGACGCACGAGCTCGTCGACGCCGAGGACATCGCCTCTCTCAAGGCCCAGATCCTCGCCTCGGACCTGTCGGTGTCCCAGCTGGTGTCCACCGCGTGGGCGTCGGCCTCGTCCTTCCGCGGCAGCGACAAGCGCGGCGGCGCCAATGGCGCGCGCATCCGCCTGCAGCCGCAGATCGGGTGGGAGGTCAACGAGCCCGACCAGCTGGCGACGGTGCTGCGCACGCTCGAGGGCATCCAGGAGTCCTTCAACGCCGGCGGCAAGCAGATCTCGCTGGCCGACCTGATCGTGCTCGCGGGTGCCGCGGGCGTCGAGAAGGCCGCCAAGGACGCCGGCTTCGACATCGAGGTCCCCTTCACGCCGGGCCGCGTGGACGCCTCGCAGGAGCAGACCGACGTGGAGTCGTTCGCCGCTCTTGAGCCGACCGCCGACGGGTTCCGCAACTACCTCGGCAAGGGCAACCGCCTGCCGGCCGAGTACCTGCTGATCGACAAGGCGAACCTGCTGAACCTGAGCGCCCCCGAGCTGACGGTCCTCGTCGGCGGCCTCCGCGTCCTGGGCGCGAACTACCAGCAGTCCTCGCTCGGAGTCCTCACCGAGACCCCCGGGTCGCTGACCAACGACTTCTTCGTCAACCTGCTCGACCTGGGTACGACGTGGAAGGCGACGTCGGAGGACCAGACCACGTTCGAGGGTCGCGACGCCTCGGGCGAGGTCAAGTGGACCGGCACTCGTGCCGACCTCGTCTTCGGCTCGAACTCCGAGCTGCGCGCGCTGGCGGAGGTCTACGCGAGCGACGACGCGAAGGAGAAGTTCGTGAACGACTTCGTCGCGGCGTGGGTCAAGGTGTCGAACCTCGACCGGTTCGACCTCGTCTGA
- a CDS encoding glyceraldehyde-3-phosphate dehydrogenase → MTVNDDSFTNWKNREEIAESMIPLIGKLHRERDVTILLHSRSLVNKSVVSILKTHRFARQIAGEELSVTETLPFLQALTALDLGPSQIDIGMLAATYRTDDRGLSVEEFTSEAVAGATGANKIECREPRDVVLYGFGRIGRLVARLLIEKSGSGNGLRLRAIVVRQGGEQDIVKRASLLRRDSIHGQFQGTITVDEVNSTIIANGNEIKVIYAGDPSEVDYTTYDIKNAILIDNTGKWRDREGLSEHLRPGIDKVVLTAPGKGDVPNIVHGVNHDTIKPDEQILSCASCTTNAIVPPLKAMADEYGVLRGHVETVHSFTNDQNLLDNYHKADRRGRSAPLNMVITETGAASAVAKALPDLKAPITGSSIRVPVPDVSIAILSLRLGRETTREEVLDHLRDVSLTSPLKRQIDFTTAPDAVSSDFIGSRHASIVDAGATKVDGDNAILYLWYDNEFGYSCQVIRVVQHVSGVEYPTYPSPAV, encoded by the coding sequence GTGACTGTCAACGACGACTCGTTCACCAACTGGAAGAACCGCGAGGAGATCGCGGAGTCGATGATCCCCCTCATTGGGAAGCTGCACCGGGAACGGGACGTCACGATCCTGCTTCACAGCCGCTCCCTGGTGAACAAGTCGGTGGTCAGCATCCTCAAGACGCACCGATTCGCCCGGCAGATCGCCGGCGAGGAGCTCTCCGTCACCGAGACGCTGCCGTTCCTGCAGGCACTCACCGCGCTCGATCTCGGCCCCTCCCAGATCGACATCGGCATGCTGGCCGCGACGTACAGGACCGACGACCGCGGTCTCTCGGTGGAGGAGTTCACCTCCGAGGCCGTCGCCGGAGCCACGGGCGCCAACAAGATCGAGTGCCGGGAGCCGCGCGACGTGGTTCTCTACGGGTTCGGCCGCATCGGTCGTCTCGTCGCCCGCCTGCTCATCGAGAAGTCCGGCTCCGGCAACGGCCTGCGGCTGCGCGCCATCGTCGTCCGCCAGGGCGGCGAGCAGGACATCGTCAAGCGCGCCTCGCTGCTGCGCCGCGACTCGATCCACGGCCAGTTCCAGGGCACGATCACGGTCGACGAGGTGAACAGCACGATCATCGCCAACGGCAACGAGATCAAGGTGATCTACGCGGGCGACCCGTCGGAGGTCGACTACACGACGTACGACATCAAGAACGCCATCCTCATCGACAACACCGGCAAGTGGCGCGACCGCGAGGGCCTGTCCGAGCACCTGCGCCCCGGCATCGACAAGGTCGTCCTGACCGCGCCGGGCAAGGGCGACGTCCCCAACATCGTGCACGGCGTCAACCACGACACGATCAAGCCGGACGAGCAGATCCTCTCCTGCGCCTCCTGCACCACCAACGCGATCGTCCCGCCGCTGAAGGCGATGGCTGACGAGTACGGCGTTCTGCGCGGCCACGTGGAGACCGTCCACTCCTTCACCAACGACCAGAACCTGCTGGACAATTACCACAAGGCCGACCGCCGCGGCCGCTCGGCGCCGCTCAACATGGTCATCACCGAGACCGGTGCCGCCTCCGCCGTCGCCAAGGCGCTGCCCGACCTCAAGGCACCGATCACCGGCAGCTCGATCCGCGTCCCGGTGCCGGACGTCTCGATCGCGATCCTCAGCCTGCGGCTCGGGCGCGAGACCACCCGCGAGGAAGTCCTCGACCACCTCCGCGATGTGTCGCTGACCTCGCCGCTCAAGCGCCAGATCGACTTCACCACGGCCCCCGACGCGGTCTCCAGCGACTTCATCGGCTCGCGCCACGCCTCGATCGTCGACGCGGGTGCCACCAAGGTCGACGGCGACAACGCGATTCTGTACCTGTGGTACGACAACGAGTTCGGCTACTCCTGCCAGGTCATCCGCGTCGTCCAGCACGTCTCCGGGGTGGAGTACCCGACGTACCCGAGCCCGGCGGTCTGA